TTAACTTATATTGCCCCTTTAAACCGGACAGTAAGCTAAGCAAAAATTCTTAACTTGTCGTCCTATAAAAAAAATAAAGAAGTATGACCGTGAGTTCAAGCAAATGGCTGTAGAACTCAGCAAACATCAAAAAGACATTAAAGTCCTCGCCGGCAAATTGGAAATAAGTCAAGATCTGTTATATCGATGGAGGAGAGAATTATCGGGCTCTGGGGGAGCTAGTTTTCCAGGGCAAGGTAATCCTAAAATGACAGAGCAAGAAAAAGAAATTGCCAGACTAAAGAAAGAGTTGAGGGAGACTCAATTGGACAGCGGGATCTATGTTATTGCTTCTAAAAATTTTGGATTTTCACAGATAATGACTATTTTGATGAAACGGGCAGTTGTTTTAGCTGCCATTGCAAATCAATTGTCAACCCGTATTAACCAAATCCAATGATCAGTTAAATAGAGTCTATTTAGAATGTATGAGTCCAGTCTAAAAAGGGCCAAATATGATTTTCAGCTACTTTTTTGCCCCGTCCCTAAAAAGTGAAGTAGCTCAAAATCAGACTCCCGGCAGTCGCCGGGTTGGGGCAAATATGATTTTCAGCGTATGAATGTATAATAACTTTTTTGGACCAGACTCATGTATATAAAGTTATCAATGTAATAGCTTTATTCTATTTTATAAACTGCGGGTTCAATCCAATTGTCCCCTCAGGATGCCTCCATAGATATTCACCTTCGGATGCAATGCCACTGCCCGGATCTGATGGGTTGTCTCCATCTCCTCCGTGATATTGATAGTATATTCACCCGGGCTGTCAATGGTAATGCTGTTGGTGCTTGTTTTCCAGTCGTCATGATACAATTCCTCAACAAAACCCGCGTAGGGGCGATACTCATAGGATAGTTTCAGTTCTTCCTGATCCCCCATCTCGTCAACCGTGATTTCAATAGCGCGCTCCGATTCGTTAATTTCTTCCGTTTTAATCTTTGGAGGTTCCAAAGCAGGAGCCACATTTTCAAATTTAAGCACCACCGGGTTGGGCCATTTTCTGTTGTTATAGATCCG
The nucleotide sequence above comes from Bacteroidales bacterium. Encoded proteins:
- a CDS encoding transposase, producing the protein MAVELSKHQKDIKVLAGKLEISQDLLYRWRRELSGSGGASFPGQGNPKMTEQEKEIARLKKELRETQLDSGIYVIASKNFGFSQIMTILMKRAVVLAAIANQLSTRINQIQ